A window of Angustibacter sp. Root456 contains these coding sequences:
- a CDS encoding hemolysin III family protein has translation MGAPHEPKEPASETVSDAVHDAVAAVKPRLRGWLHAGTAPLAVAAGLVLVILAPTTTARVASAVFTVCAGLLFGTSAVYHRGNWSPRTRMLLKRFDHSNIFLIIAGSYTPFAALLLPEGRGRTLLFIVWGGAIAGVLFRVFWVGAPRWLYTPVYVALGWVAVMYLPDFLRTGGPAIVTLIIVGGGLYTLGAVVYGLKRPDPSPRWFGFHEIFHACTVAAFVTHYIAVSMTVYGHSG, from the coding sequence ATGGGTGCGCCGCACGAACCGAAGGAGCCGGCGTCGGAGACCGTCTCCGACGCGGTCCACGACGCCGTGGCCGCGGTCAAGCCGCGGCTGCGCGGGTGGCTGCACGCGGGCACCGCTCCCCTGGCGGTCGCCGCCGGGCTGGTGCTGGTGATCCTCGCTCCGACGACGACCGCGCGCGTCGCCTCCGCCGTCTTCACGGTCTGCGCCGGCCTGCTGTTCGGCACGAGCGCGGTCTACCACCGCGGCAACTGGTCGCCGCGCACCCGCATGCTGCTCAAGCGGTTCGACCACTCGAACATCTTCCTCATCATCGCCGGCTCGTACACGCCGTTCGCGGCCCTGCTGCTGCCCGAGGGACGCGGCCGCACGCTGCTGTTCATCGTGTGGGGCGGCGCCATCGCCGGCGTGCTGTTCCGGGTCTTCTGGGTGGGCGCGCCGCGATGGCTCTACACGCCCGTCTACGTCGCCCTCGGCTGGGTCGCCGTGATGTACCTGCCCGACTTCCTGCGCACGGGCGGCCCGGCGATCGTCACGCTGATCATCGTCGGGGGCGGCCTGTACACGCTCGGTGCGGTGGTCTACGGCCTCAAGCGTCCCGACCCCAGCCCGCGGTGGTTCGGCTTCCACGAGATCTTCCACGCCTGCACGGTGGCCGCGTTCGTCACCCACTACATCGCGGTGTCGATGACGGTGTACGGCCACTCGGGCTGA
- a CDS encoding universal stress protein codes for MAKEITFDPVVTGGVVAGFDGSPASRRAVAVAAEEAAMRGVPLHVVRAWMFSSAADEAGAPVGTVPSLDEVEQAVRTSVEQVVEHVRAELPDLQVVPHVHHCKAVDALVAASLDAQLLVVARRGQGGFVDLLLGSTADQVVRHAHSSVLVVRPV; via the coding sequence ATGGCCAAGGAGATCACCTTCGACCCGGTCGTGACGGGCGGAGTCGTCGCCGGTTTCGACGGCTCGCCCGCCTCGCGACGCGCCGTCGCGGTGGCCGCCGAGGAGGCGGCCATGCGCGGTGTGCCGCTGCACGTCGTGCGCGCGTGGATGTTCTCGTCGGCGGCCGACGAGGCCGGTGCCCCGGTGGGCACCGTGCCGAGCCTCGACGAGGTCGAGCAGGCCGTGCGGACGTCGGTCGAGCAGGTGGTGGAGCACGTGCGCGCCGAGCTGCCCGACCTTCAGGTCGTGCCGCACGTGCACCACTGCAAGGCGGTCGACGCCCTCGTGGCGGCGTCGCTGGACGCGCAGCTGCTGGTGGTGGCCCGGCGCGGCCAGGGCGGCTTCGTCGACCTGCTCCTCGGCTCGACCGCCGACCAGGTCGTGCGCCACGCGCACTCGTCCGTGCTCGTGGTGCGGCCCGTCTGA
- a CDS encoding thioredoxin domain-containing protein, translating to MVNRLANATSPYLLQHQDNPVDWWEWGEDAFAEARRRDVPVILSVGYAACHWCHVMARESFEDDATAALMNDGFVCVKVDREERPDVDAVYMEATVAMTGHGGWPMTVFLTPEGRVFHAGTYYPARPHPQMPSFTQLLGAVRQAWEGQRGDVEGAATRVAQALSARQRRGGTDTSSAPSASDLADAVRRLHADFDAERGGFGGAPKFPPSMVLEFLLRHAARVGDHEQTGAAALHMVTETLRHMAFSGMYDQLEGGFARYAVDADWVVPHFEKMLYDNALLARVYLHWWRLTGDPLGRRVAEETCDFIVRRLLTAEGGLSSALDADTPTGEGAHGVEGLTYVWTPQQLRKVLGPDDGPWVAQATGVTPEGTFEHGTSTLQLRLDVDSAGADPADVRRWQSARDRLRGARARRPQPARDDKVVAAWNGLAVAALAECGVLLGRADLLSVAERAADLLVREHVVGGRLRRVSRAGRVGAPAGVLEDHADVIEGLLALYSVTGAAHWVDAARPLVEAITSRFWTARSGFSDTASDASDPLLRNAAGDRGADPSDNAYPSGPSAAASALLTWAALTGDDTARLVAAQALDGVRQVSAASPRFAGWGLAAAEAAVDGPREVAVVGAPGDERTTALWLEALAGTAPGLVVAAGAPGAVPAVELLEGRGLVRGEPAAYPCRGQVCDLPTVDVRAVRAFVRCEDRDDRPSGRPSTPGGA from the coding sequence ATGGTCAACCGGCTGGCGAACGCCACGAGCCCGTATCTGCTTCAGCACCAGGACAACCCCGTCGACTGGTGGGAGTGGGGTGAGGACGCCTTCGCGGAGGCGCGACGCCGCGACGTCCCGGTGATCCTCAGCGTCGGCTACGCCGCGTGCCACTGGTGCCACGTCATGGCGCGCGAGTCGTTCGAGGACGACGCCACTGCGGCGCTCATGAACGACGGCTTCGTCTGCGTCAAGGTCGACCGCGAGGAGCGGCCGGACGTCGACGCCGTCTACATGGAGGCGACCGTCGCCATGACCGGCCACGGGGGCTGGCCCATGACGGTGTTCCTCACGCCCGAGGGCAGGGTGTTCCACGCCGGCACGTACTACCCGGCACGGCCGCACCCGCAGATGCCGTCGTTCACCCAGCTGCTCGGCGCCGTCCGGCAAGCGTGGGAGGGGCAGCGCGGGGACGTCGAGGGTGCCGCGACCCGGGTGGCCCAGGCGTTGTCGGCCCGCCAACGGCGAGGCGGCACCGACACTTCGAGTGCGCCGTCCGCCTCGGACCTCGCCGACGCGGTGCGCCGGCTCCATGCGGACTTCGACGCCGAACGTGGTGGTTTCGGCGGCGCGCCGAAGTTCCCGCCGTCGATGGTGCTGGAGTTCCTCTTGCGGCACGCCGCTCGCGTGGGCGACCACGAGCAGACGGGCGCGGCCGCCCTGCACATGGTCACCGAGACGTTGCGGCACATGGCGTTCAGCGGGATGTACGACCAGCTCGAGGGCGGGTTCGCGCGGTACGCCGTCGACGCCGACTGGGTCGTGCCCCACTTCGAGAAGATGCTCTACGACAACGCCCTGCTGGCGCGGGTCTACCTGCACTGGTGGCGGCTCACCGGCGACCCGCTGGGCCGTCGGGTCGCCGAGGAGACGTGCGACTTCATAGTGCGACGCCTGCTCACTGCCGAGGGCGGCCTGTCGAGCGCGCTCGACGCCGACACCCCCACCGGGGAGGGCGCGCACGGCGTCGAGGGCCTCACCTACGTCTGGACGCCCCAGCAGCTGCGGAAGGTGCTCGGCCCGGACGACGGGCCCTGGGTCGCGCAGGCTACTGGCGTCACGCCGGAGGGCACCTTCGAGCACGGCACGTCCACCCTGCAGCTGAGGCTGGACGTCGACTCGGCAGGGGCCGACCCCGCCGACGTGCGTCGCTGGCAGAGCGCCCGTGACCGGTTGCGCGGCGCGCGCGCCCGCCGGCCGCAGCCGGCCCGTGATGACAAGGTGGTCGCCGCCTGGAACGGCCTGGCCGTCGCGGCGCTCGCCGAGTGCGGCGTGCTGCTCGGTCGCGCGGACCTGCTGTCCGTCGCCGAGCGCGCCGCCGACCTGCTGGTGCGCGAGCACGTGGTGGGCGGGCGCTTGCGACGGGTGTCGCGGGCCGGCCGCGTCGGCGCACCGGCGGGCGTGCTCGAAGACCACGCGGACGTCATCGAGGGCCTCCTGGCGCTCTACTCGGTGACCGGTGCGGCGCACTGGGTGGACGCCGCCAGGCCGCTCGTCGAGGCCATCACCAGCCGCTTCTGGACGGCGCGGTCCGGCTTCTCAGACACCGCCAGTGACGCTTCGGACCCGTTGCTGCGCAACGCCGCTGGTGACCGCGGGGCGGACCCTTCCGACAACGCCTACCCGTCCGGCCCCTCGGCCGCCGCGTCGGCGTTGCTCACCTGGGCGGCGCTCACCGGCGACGACACGGCGCGCCTCGTGGCCGCGCAGGCACTCGACGGCGTGCGCCAGGTCTCGGCCGCGTCACCCCGCTTCGCCGGGTGGGGGCTCGCGGCCGCTGAGGCCGCGGTCGACGGACCACGCGAGGTCGCGGTGGTAGGGGCGCCCGGCGACGAGCGCACCACGGCCCTGTGGCTCGAGGCGCTCGCCGGCACCGCACCGGGGCTGGTGGTGGCCGCGGGTGCACCGGGCGCCGTCCCCGCCGTCGAGCTGCTCGAGGGTCGCGGCCTGGTGCGCGGCGAGCCGGCGGCGTACCCGTGCCGAGGTCAGGTGTGCGACCTGCCCACTGTCGACGTCCGCGCCGTGCGGGCGTTCGTCAGGTGCGAAGATCGAGACGACCGCCCGAGCGGGCGCCCGTCGACACCCGGAGGCGCGTAG
- a CDS encoding isoprenyl transferase produces the protein MGLRDLAYGVYERRLAASLDPASIPRHVGVIVDGNRRWARQSGAGTAVGHAAGAENMERLLDWCDEVGVEVVTLWLLSTDNFNRPPEELAALMPIIEDLTERIAATGRWHLHPVGALDLLPDATARRLKELEDRTSAITDRTVNAAIGYGGRREIADAVRSLIKEHAARGTSLEELAEILDVDHISEHLYTRGQPDPDLVIRTSGEQRLGGFLLWQSAHSEFYFCEAYWPDFRKVDFLRALRAYGLRERRFGA, from the coding sequence GTGGGGCTTCGTGACCTCGCGTACGGCGTCTACGAGCGCCGGCTCGCCGCGTCGCTCGATCCCGCCTCGATCCCGCGCCACGTCGGGGTGATCGTCGACGGCAACCGCCGGTGGGCCCGCCAGTCGGGTGCCGGCACCGCCGTGGGCCACGCCGCCGGCGCCGAGAACATGGAGCGCCTGCTCGACTGGTGCGACGAGGTCGGCGTCGAGGTGGTCACGCTGTGGCTGCTCTCGACCGACAACTTCAACCGGCCACCCGAGGAGCTCGCGGCGCTCATGCCGATCATCGAGGACCTCACCGAGCGGATCGCCGCCACCGGCCGCTGGCACCTGCACCCCGTGGGTGCACTCGACCTCCTGCCCGACGCCACCGCCCGGCGGCTCAAGGAGCTCGAGGACCGCACCAGCGCGATCACCGACCGCACCGTCAACGCCGCGATCGGGTACGGCGGCCGGCGCGAGATCGCGGACGCCGTCCGCTCGCTCATCAAGGAGCACGCCGCCCGCGGCACGTCGCTCGAGGAGCTGGCCGAGATCCTCGACGTCGACCACATCAGCGAGCACCTGTACACCCGCGGCCAGCCCGACCCCGACCTGGTGATCCGCACGTCGGGCGAGCAGCGGCTGGGTGGCTTCCTGCTCTGGCAGAGCGCGCACAGCGAGTTCTACTTCTGCGAGGCCTACTGGCCCGACTTCCGCAAGGTCGACTTCCTGCGCGCCTTGCGTGCCTACGGCCTGCGCGAGCGCCGCTTCGGCGCCTGA
- a CDS encoding bifunctional diguanylate cyclase/phosphodiesterase: MMQAAPPGKSALSWTFDITVITTGAALAVNALARFAGSGGIDPTWLVTFVVGVPLIALMARFPLQLSRAGVGIEVGFESAVLVALVVQGDAWGALAVWAAGQTLAQVTKPKRVDVRLFNAALTVLCGSAAVGVMYAIDPLGRTSVTELAAVGTGCTVFFVVDYVISAASVAFEERTSPLEQLRYSNGLIAGLAFVGIDSLGYLAALVARSLPGWASALLIVPLATILVASRALSRGSEHQRRLTTLFDASGAVQGAATKEDVLKWLPLQAEKVLAWPQVALRYDAPSEREVGAVLDDDGAPLWLVARTPGLSRSARELDRQALEALAGVGEQVLARLTLVEQLARQARQDSLTGLPNRALFTERLEVALASASARRQVAVLYLDLDGFKSVNDRFGHAAGDELLRIVAERLAALAGTRGCVARLGGDEFAVLLLDVSDVEQVERVCQRVLAAVRREAVVAGHGVLVGTSIGVVVSSGGEEASEVMRNADMAMYSAKGLGKSQYAMYEGSLRDDRILRLELIEALRAGIERELVVHYQPVISLESGRIAGVEALVRWRRNGSLVPPDLFIPAAEDSGLIVPLGQRVLAQVVADIPQLVAAAGRPIDLAVNMSAHQLHDPDFVDHVRAAVAAFGASRLVLEMTETVLVQDDPHTAETLHRLTSAGARLAIDDFGVGFSSIGYLQHLPVDVLKIDRSFVRDIDAMPRARALVDAILVMASALELDVVAEGIERESQAEVLRVAGCTEGQGFLFARPQPLDEVLQTLRCAEVRALAPDLD, from the coding sequence ATGATGCAGGCGGCGCCGCCCGGCAAGTCCGCCCTGAGCTGGACCTTCGACATCACCGTCATCACCACCGGTGCCGCGCTCGCCGTCAACGCCCTCGCGCGGTTCGCCGGCTCGGGCGGCATCGACCCGACGTGGTTGGTGACCTTCGTCGTCGGTGTCCCCCTCATCGCGCTCATGGCGCGCTTCCCGCTGCAGCTCTCGCGGGCCGGCGTCGGCATCGAGGTCGGGTTCGAGTCCGCGGTGCTCGTGGCGCTCGTGGTGCAGGGCGACGCCTGGGGCGCGCTCGCCGTCTGGGCGGCGGGCCAGACCCTCGCCCAGGTGACCAAGCCCAAGCGCGTCGACGTCCGGCTGTTCAACGCGGCACTCACCGTGCTCTGCGGCAGCGCCGCCGTCGGCGTGATGTACGCCATCGACCCGCTGGGCCGGACGTCGGTCACCGAGCTCGCCGCCGTCGGCACCGGCTGCACGGTCTTCTTCGTCGTCGACTACGTGATCTCCGCTGCTTCGGTCGCCTTCGAGGAGCGCACCTCGCCGCTGGAGCAGCTGCGGTACAGCAACGGCCTGATCGCGGGCCTGGCCTTCGTGGGCATCGACAGCCTCGGCTACCTCGCCGCACTCGTCGCCCGGTCGCTGCCCGGGTGGGCCAGCGCGCTGCTCATCGTGCCGCTCGCGACGATCCTGGTCGCCAGCCGGGCGCTGAGCCGCGGCTCGGAGCACCAGCGGCGGCTCACCACGCTCTTCGACGCCTCCGGTGCGGTGCAAGGCGCCGCCACCAAGGAGGACGTGCTCAAGTGGTTGCCGCTGCAGGCGGAGAAGGTGCTCGCCTGGCCCCAGGTGGCGCTGCGCTACGACGCGCCGTCCGAGCGCGAGGTGGGCGCGGTGCTGGACGACGACGGCGCCCCGCTGTGGCTCGTCGCCCGCACGCCGGGGCTCAGCCGCTCGGCGCGTGAGCTCGACCGTCAGGCGCTGGAGGCGCTGGCCGGCGTCGGAGAGCAGGTGCTGGCCCGGCTGACGCTTGTCGAGCAGCTGGCTCGCCAGGCCCGCCAGGACAGCCTCACCGGGCTGCCCAACCGTGCGCTGTTCACCGAGCGGTTGGAGGTGGCGCTGGCGTCGGCCTCCGCGCGGCGTCAGGTGGCGGTGCTCTACCTCGACCTCGACGGCTTCAAGTCCGTCAACGACCGCTTCGGCCACGCAGCCGGCGACGAGCTGCTGCGCATCGTGGCCGAGCGCCTGGCCGCGCTCGCCGGCACCCGAGGCTGCGTCGCGCGCCTGGGTGGCGACGAGTTCGCCGTCCTGCTGCTCGATGTCAGCGACGTCGAGCAGGTCGAGCGGGTGTGCCAACGGGTGCTGGCCGCCGTGCGCCGCGAGGCGGTCGTCGCCGGCCACGGCGTGCTCGTGGGCACCAGCATCGGCGTCGTCGTCTCCTCCGGAGGCGAGGAGGCGTCGGAGGTCATGCGCAACGCTGACATGGCGATGTACAGCGCGAAGGGGCTCGGCAAGAGCCAGTACGCCATGTACGAGGGCTCACTGCGCGACGACCGCATCCTGCGCCTCGAGCTCATCGAGGCGCTGCGGGCCGGCATCGAGCGTGAGCTCGTGGTGCACTACCAGCCGGTGATCTCGCTGGAGTCCGGGCGCATCGCGGGGGTCGAGGCGCTGGTGCGCTGGCGCCGCAACGGTTCGCTGGTGCCTCCGGACCTGTTCATCCCGGCCGCCGAGGACTCCGGCCTCATCGTGCCGCTGGGGCAGCGGGTGCTCGCGCAGGTCGTGGCCGACATCCCGCAGCTCGTCGCCGCCGCCGGGCGGCCCATCGACCTGGCCGTGAACATGTCGGCGCACCAGCTGCACGACCCGGACTTCGTCGACCACGTCCGGGCGGCGGTGGCGGCGTTCGGGGCATCGCGCCTGGTGCTCGAGATGACCGAGACGGTGCTCGTGCAGGACGACCCGCACACCGCCGAGACCCTGCACCGGCTGACCTCGGCGGGCGCGCGGCTGGCCATCGACGACTTCGGGGTCGGCTTCTCGTCGATCGGCTACCTGCAGCACCTGCCGGTCGACGTCCTCAAGATCGACCGGTCGTTCGTCCGTGACATCGACGCGATGCCCCGCGCGCGGGCGCTCGTCGACGCGATCCTGGTGATGGCGTCCGCGCTGGAGCTCGACGTGGTGGCCGAGGGCATCGAGCGCGAGTCGCAGGCTGAGGTGCTGCGCGTGGCCGGGTGCACCGAAGGGCAGGGCTTCTTGTTCGCGCGGCCGCAACCACTCGACGAGGTGCTGCAGACGCTGCGCTGCGCAGAGGTGCGGGCGCTGGCCCCCGACCTCGACTGA